The following proteins are encoded in a genomic region of Blastococcus colisei:
- the glp gene encoding gephyrin-like molybdotransferase Glp — translation MSGQIDGEDGAGGAYRGNRDTAQVDMAMAVPRRSGPLTRPGARVVTPSRPVPGPRDVVEGPIPLPATESVPLDRICTVERHLDEILAAVPQPHPIELAVLDAQGLLCAEEVASQRALPAFDQAALDGYAARAEDVEAALPQAPVELAVVGESVAGASAPSSIGPGLALKVAAGAMLPAGADVVVPAVWTDQGTVRVAVHAGPPAGSYVRRTGDDVAPGDPAVQVGTPIGPAQISLLAAVGRERVLVRPRPRIAVLSAGTELVDVGTVPSPGQVVDVNSYALAAAARDAGAEAYRSGILPSDPRRLSEVLESQLLRSDLVLVAGTFATGGFDQVQEALTELGDMRFRQVTMHPGPSQGFGRLGRDEIPVICIPGEPVAALVAFEVFVRPAIRLMLGKRQLFRRTVQAVAGQQLVSPLGYRQYLHGTVMRHPDGGYVVEPVGDGTDALLARMARANCLIVIDEDVTEVAAGGLVTVMPLLLGG, via the coding sequence ATGAGCGGTCAGATCGACGGCGAGGACGGCGCGGGCGGTGCCTACCGGGGGAACCGGGACACCGCGCAGGTCGACATGGCGATGGCGGTGCCCCGCCGGAGCGGCCCGCTCACGAGGCCGGGCGCGCGCGTCGTGACGCCGTCCCGTCCCGTGCCCGGTCCACGGGACGTCGTCGAGGGCCCCATCCCGCTCCCGGCGACCGAGTCGGTGCCGCTCGACCGGATCTGCACGGTCGAGCGCCACCTCGACGAGATCCTGGCCGCGGTGCCCCAGCCGCACCCCATCGAGCTCGCCGTCCTGGACGCGCAGGGACTGCTCTGCGCCGAGGAGGTCGCCAGCCAGCGGGCCCTGCCGGCCTTCGACCAGGCGGCGCTGGACGGCTACGCCGCCCGGGCCGAGGACGTCGAGGCCGCGCTCCCGCAGGCGCCGGTCGAGCTGGCCGTGGTCGGGGAGAGCGTCGCGGGGGCCAGCGCCCCCTCCTCGATCGGCCCGGGCCTCGCGCTCAAGGTGGCCGCCGGCGCGATGCTCCCGGCCGGGGCCGACGTCGTCGTCCCCGCCGTCTGGACCGACCAGGGGACGGTGCGGGTCGCCGTGCACGCCGGGCCACCGGCCGGCAGCTACGTCCGCCGGACGGGGGACGACGTGGCGCCCGGCGACCCCGCGGTGCAGGTCGGCACGCCGATCGGGCCGGCGCAGATCAGCCTGCTGGCAGCCGTCGGCCGCGAGCGCGTGCTGGTCCGTCCGCGACCGCGCATCGCCGTCCTCTCCGCCGGTACGGAGCTGGTCGACGTCGGCACGGTGCCCTCGCCGGGTCAGGTCGTGGACGTCAACAGCTACGCGCTCGCCGCGGCCGCCCGTGACGCGGGCGCCGAGGCCTACCGGTCGGGCATCCTGCCGAGCGACCCCCGGCGGTTGAGCGAGGTGCTGGAGAGCCAGCTGCTGCGCAGCGACCTGGTGCTCGTCGCCGGGACGTTCGCCACCGGCGGATTCGACCAGGTCCAGGAGGCGCTCACCGAGCTGGGCGACATGCGCTTCCGCCAGGTGACGATGCACCCGGGGCCGTCGCAGGGCTTCGGCCGGCTGGGCCGCGACGAGATCCCGGTCATCTGCATCCCGGGTGAGCCGGTGGCGGCCCTGGTGGCGTTCGAGGTGTTCGTCCGGCCCGCGATCCGCCTGATGCTGGGCAAGCGCCAGCTGTTCCGCCGCACCGTGCAGGCGGTCGCCGGCCAGCAGCTCGTCTCCCCCCTGGGATACCGCCAGTACCTGCACGGCACGGTCATGCGCCACCCGGACGGCGGGTACGTCGTCGAGCCGGTGGGCGACGGCACCGACGCGCTGCTGGCGCGCATGGCCCGCGCCAACTGCCTGATCGTCATCGACGAGGACGTCACGGAGGTCGCCGCGGGCGGCCTGGTCACCGTGATGCCGCTGCTGCTCGGCGGCTGA
- a CDS encoding GNAT family N-acetyltransferase, which translates to MELHPLWRRDAGEWSRLRLANQNWLSPWEPTTGVPWPERHSPSAYRAMRAVVARRARLGASLPFAVRVEGRLAGQVTLDNIVRGALRSGSLGYWIDRSVAGRGMASLAVALVCDHAFGEVGLHRVEADIRPENLPSQRLVERLGFQREGLRRRYLDIDGDWRDHYSYALLAEDLPGGVLTHWRRRIPG; encoded by the coding sequence GTGGAGCTGCACCCGCTCTGGCGGCGGGACGCGGGGGAGTGGAGCCGGCTGCGGCTGGCCAACCAGAACTGGCTGAGCCCCTGGGAACCGACCACCGGCGTGCCGTGGCCGGAGCGGCACAGCCCGTCGGCCTACCGCGCGATGCGCGCAGTCGTCGCCCGACGGGCCCGCCTGGGCGCCTCGCTGCCGTTCGCCGTCCGCGTCGAAGGCCGGCTGGCGGGGCAGGTGACGCTGGACAACATCGTCCGGGGCGCGCTGCGGTCGGGATCCCTGGGCTACTGGATCGACCGCTCCGTGGCCGGGCGCGGAATGGCGTCCCTGGCCGTCGCACTGGTCTGCGACCACGCGTTCGGTGAGGTGGGGCTGCACCGGGTGGAGGCCGACATCCGGCCGGAGAACCTGCCCAGCCAGCGGCTCGTCGAGCGGCTGGGATTCCAGCGGGAGGGGCTGCGCCGCCGCTACCTGGACATCGACGGCGACTGGCGCGACCACTACTCCTACGCGCTGCTGGCAGAGGACCTGCCCGGCGGCGTGCTCACCCACTGGCGCCGCCGCATACCAGGCTGA